One segment of Streptomyces sp. YIM 121038 DNA contains the following:
- the manA gene encoding mannose-6-phosphate isomerase, class I: MDRLTNTIRPYAWGSTTAIAGLLGVEPTGEPQAEMWMGAHPGAPSRTERGPLNEVIDEDPRAELGPRAVDKFGPRLPFLLKILAAGAPLSVQVHPDLEQAREGYEDEEARGVPLDAPHRNYKDANHKPELICALTPFDGLCGFRPPAEAADLIEGLAVDSLKPYVDLLRAKPEDAALREVLTAVLTADREEMARAVTEAAAVAERLGGPYAPYADAARHFPGDPGVIAAMLLNHVTLKPGEALYLGAGVPHAYLNGMGVEIMANSDNVLRCGLTPKHVDVPELLRVVRFEASDPGILRPEASPDGEEVYETPIDEFRLSRYVLPEGDTRHDLTAGTPQILLCAAGEVRVGDLSLTPGGSVFVPADEKADVSGSGTLFRATVVA, encoded by the coding sequence GTGGACCGCCTCACCAACACCATCCGCCCCTACGCCTGGGGTTCCACCACCGCCATCGCGGGTCTCCTCGGCGTCGAGCCGACCGGCGAACCGCAGGCCGAGATGTGGATGGGCGCCCACCCGGGCGCGCCCTCGCGCACCGAGCGCGGGCCGCTCAACGAGGTGATCGACGAGGATCCGCGCGCCGAACTCGGCCCCCGCGCCGTCGACAAGTTCGGCCCGCGCCTGCCCTTCCTCCTGAAGATCCTCGCCGCGGGCGCCCCCCTGTCCGTACAGGTGCACCCGGACCTGGAGCAGGCCCGCGAGGGCTACGAGGACGAAGAGGCCCGCGGCGTCCCCCTCGACGCGCCCCACCGCAACTACAAGGACGCCAACCACAAGCCCGAACTGATCTGCGCGCTCACGCCGTTCGACGGCCTGTGCGGCTTCCGCCCGCCCGCCGAGGCCGCCGACCTCATCGAGGGCCTCGCCGTGGACTCCCTCAAGCCGTACGTCGACCTGCTGCGCGCCAAGCCCGAGGACGCGGCCCTCCGCGAGGTCCTCACGGCCGTCCTCACCGCCGACCGCGAGGAGATGGCGCGCGCGGTCACCGAGGCCGCGGCCGTCGCCGAGCGCCTCGGCGGCCCTTACGCCCCGTACGCCGACGCGGCCCGCCACTTCCCCGGCGACCCCGGCGTCATCGCCGCCATGCTGCTCAACCACGTCACCCTCAAGCCCGGCGAGGCCCTCTACCTCGGCGCCGGGGTCCCGCACGCCTACCTCAACGGCATGGGCGTCGAGATCATGGCCAACTCCGACAACGTGCTGCGCTGCGGCCTCACCCCCAAGCACGTCGACGTGCCCGAACTCCTGCGCGTCGTCCGCTTCGAGGCGAGCGACCCCGGCATCCTGCGCCCCGAGGCGTCCCCCGACGGCGAAGAGGTCTACGAGACGCCGATCGACGAGTTCCGGCTCTCCCGCTACGTCCTGCCCGAGGGCGACACCCGGCACGACCTCACCGCGGGAACGCCGCAGATCCTGCTCTGCGCGGCGGGCGAGGTCCGCGTGGGCGACCTCTCCCTGACACCCGGCGGATCCGTGTTCGTCCCCGCGGACGAGAAGGCCGACGTCTCCGGCAGCGGCACCCTTTTCCGCGCCACCGTGGTGGCCTGA
- a CDS encoding SIS domain-containing protein has translation MLDESLLDAPDELARADLRDLLRGAAEAGARVRTAVRHATESGVTELKPDGRPRAVLIAGPGTAAAGVADLIGALVGTGCPVIRIAPTGVAPAAGALRWSLPGWVGPVDLLLIATPDGTEPGLSLLAEQSYRRGCTVAAVAPARSPLAEGVSGSHGLTVPMAVAPRPSTDDADGTGAPAAAPGTLWSLLVPLLALLDRTGLVAAPVETLQKVADRLDGVAERCGPAVATYHNPAKTLATELAEALPLIWTEGETAGPVGRRFAAALAELAGHPALAAELPEALPAHASLLARGLTGGADSDDFFRDRVDDPGPLRARAVLLRDRSADAGGLTAAPAARELAQSHDIPLSELDPEDGDDLERLAELIALTDFAAVYLALASGSRS, from the coding sequence ATGCTCGACGAGTCGCTCCTGGACGCCCCCGACGAGCTCGCCCGCGCAGACCTGCGTGACCTGCTGCGCGGCGCCGCCGAAGCGGGTGCCCGCGTACGGACCGCGGTCCGCCACGCCACCGAGTCCGGGGTCACGGAGCTGAAACCGGACGGCCGCCCCCGCGCCGTCCTGATCGCGGGCCCCGGCACGGCCGCCGCGGGCGTCGCCGACCTCATCGGCGCCCTCGTGGGCACCGGCTGCCCCGTCATCAGGATCGCCCCCACCGGCGTCGCCCCCGCGGCGGGCGCCCTGCGCTGGTCCCTGCCCGGCTGGGTCGGCCCCGTCGACCTGCTGCTCATCGCCACGCCCGACGGCACGGAGCCGGGCCTCTCGCTCCTCGCCGAGCAGTCCTACCGCCGCGGCTGCACCGTCGCCGCCGTGGCCCCGGCCCGCTCCCCGCTCGCCGAGGGCGTCAGCGGCTCGCACGGCCTCACCGTCCCGATGGCCGTGGCGCCCCGGCCCAGCACGGACGACGCCGACGGCACGGGCGCCCCGGCCGCCGCCCCCGGCACCCTGTGGTCCCTGCTCGTCCCGCTGCTCGCCCTGCTCGACCGCACCGGCCTGGTCGCCGCCCCCGTGGAGACCCTCCAGAAGGTCGCCGACCGGCTCGACGGCGTCGCGGAGCGCTGCGGCCCCGCCGTCGCGACCTACCACAACCCCGCCAAGACCCTCGCGACCGAGCTGGCCGAAGCACTGCCGCTGATCTGGACCGAGGGCGAGACCGCGGGCCCCGTGGGCCGCCGCTTCGCCGCCGCGCTCGCCGAGCTGGCCGGGCACCCCGCGCTCGCCGCCGAGCTCCCCGAAGCGCTGCCCGCGCACGCCTCGCTGCTCGCTCGCGGCCTCACCGGCGGCGCCGACAGCGACGACTTCTTCCGCGACCGCGTCGACGACCCGGGGCCGCTGCGCGCCCGCGCGGTCCTGCTGCGCGACCGCTCCGCCGACGCGGGCGGCCTCACCGCGGCGCCCGCCGCCCGTGAGCTCGCCCAGAGCCACGACATCCCCCTCAGCGAGCTCGACCCCGAGGACGGCGACGACCTGGAGCGCCTGGCCGAACTGATCGCCCTCACGGATTTCGCCGCCGTTTACCTGGCGCTCGCCTCCGGGAGCCGATCATGA
- a CDS encoding Trm112 family protein has product MPLEAGLLEILACPACHAPLKETDDELVCTAEGTDCGLAYPIRDGIPVLLVDEARRPE; this is encoded by the coding sequence ATGCCGCTCGAAGCCGGCCTCCTGGAGATCCTCGCCTGCCCGGCCTGCCACGCCCCTCTCAAGGAGACGGACGACGAGCTGGTCTGCACCGCGGAAGGCACGGACTGCGGCCTCGCGTACCCGATCCGCGACGGCATCCCCGTACTCCTGGTCGACGAGGCCCGCCGCCCCGAGTAA
- a CDS encoding phosphomannomutase/phosphoglucomutase: MAADLSQIVKAYDVRGVVPDQWDETLAEQFGAAFARVTGAAAIVVGHDMRPSSPGLSGAFARGAAALGVDVTQIGLCSTDQLYYASGALDLPGAMFTASHNPAQYNGIKMCRAGAAPVGQDTGLADIRALVESWAQEGAPEPAATPGTLTRQDTLGDYAAHLRSLVDLSAIRPLKVVVDAGNGMGGHTVPTVFEGLPLTLVPMYFELDGTFPNHEANPLDPANIVDLRQRVREEGADLGIAFDGDADRCFVVDERGEPVSPSAITALVAARELAKHGGSGTVIHNLITSWTVPEVVRENGGTPVRTRVGHSFIKEEMAKSGAIFGGEHSAHYYFRDFWNADTGMLAALHVLAALGGQDGPLSGLVEQYDRYVGSGEINSTVADQQARLAAIRAAYEGQDGVTLDELDGLTVTTADWWFNVRASNTEPLLRLNAEARDRQTMEKTRDAALAIIRA; the protein is encoded by the coding sequence GTGGCTGCTGATCTGTCCCAGATCGTGAAGGCGTACGACGTGCGCGGGGTGGTCCCGGACCAGTGGGACGAGACTCTGGCCGAGCAGTTCGGCGCCGCCTTCGCGCGCGTGACGGGCGCGGCCGCGATCGTCGTCGGGCACGACATGCGGCCCTCGTCGCCCGGTCTCTCCGGCGCCTTCGCGCGCGGCGCGGCCGCCCTCGGCGTGGACGTCACCCAGATCGGCCTGTGCTCCACGGACCAGCTGTACTACGCCTCGGGCGCCCTGGACCTGCCGGGGGCGATGTTCACCGCCTCGCACAACCCGGCGCAGTACAACGGCATCAAGATGTGCCGCGCGGGCGCCGCCCCGGTCGGCCAGGACACCGGTCTGGCCGACATCCGCGCCCTGGTGGAGAGCTGGGCGCAGGAAGGCGCCCCCGAGCCCGCGGCCACCCCCGGCACGCTCACCCGCCAGGACACCCTGGGGGACTACGCGGCGCACTTGCGGTCCCTGGTCGACCTGTCGGCGATCCGGCCGCTGAAGGTGGTCGTGGACGCGGGCAACGGCATGGGCGGTCACACGGTGCCCACCGTCTTCGAGGGCCTGCCCCTGACACTCGTACCGATGTACTTCGAGCTGGACGGCACCTTCCCCAACCACGAGGCCAACCCCCTGGACCCGGCGAACATCGTGGACCTCCGGCAGCGGGTGCGCGAAGAGGGCGCCGACCTGGGCATCGCCTTCGACGGCGACGCCGACCGCTGCTTCGTCGTCGACGAGAGGGGCGAGCCGGTCTCCCCCTCGGCGATCACCGCCCTGGTCGCCGCCCGCGAACTCGCCAAGCACGGCGGCTCCGGCACGGTCATCCACAACCTGATCACCTCCTGGACCGTCCCCGAGGTCGTCCGCGAGAACGGCGGCACGCCGGTCCGCACGCGCGTGGGGCACTCCTTCATCAAGGAGGAGATGGCCAAGTCGGGCGCGATCTTCGGCGGCGAGCACTCCGCGCACTACTACTTCCGCGACTTCTGGAACGCCGACACCGGCATGCTCGCCGCCCTGCACGTCCTGGCCGCCCTCGGCGGCCAGGACGGCCCCCTGTCGGGCCTCGTGGAGCAGTACGACCGCTATGTGGGCTCCGGCGAGATCAACTCCACGGTGGCCGACCAGCAGGCCCGCCTCGCCGCGATCAGGGCCGCGTACGAAGGCCAGGACGGCGTCACCCTCGACGAGCTGGACGGCCTGACGGTCACGACGGCCGACTGGTGGTTCAACGTCCGCGCCTCCAACACGGAGCCGCTCCTGCGCCTCAACGCGGAGGCCCGCGACCGGCAGACCATGGAGAAGACCCGCGACGCGGCTCTGGCGATCATCAGGGCGTAG
- a CDS encoding L-lactate permease: MFVQQLEPVADSLGLSALVATLPLLTVLVLLGAVRMKAHRAGLIGLCAAVAVAWLVFGMPLGQTASSAAQGAVFGLFPILWIVVNALWVYRMTVRTRHFDILRRSFGRLSDDPRIQALVVAFCFGALLEALAGFGAPVAISAVMLVALGFDPVRAAVVALVANTAPVAFGAMGTPVVTLAQVTGIPLDTVATVVGRQTPLLALVVPLLLVALVDGRRGLRETWEPALVCGFAFAAAQFAASNYVSAQLADIGAALAGAGALVAVPHARRPAAEPVRAAVLTGARSEDLDRDDPRADVLRAYAPYALIVAIFSVAQIPPVKDLLTEATRTFDWPFLDVADPAGDPVGGNVFSLPLVATGGTLVLLAGFGTAAVLGVHARVAAREWAATVHELRFAILTVTSVLALAYVMNLSGQAATIGHFVADAGAGLAFLSPVLGWFGVAVTGSDTSANALFGALQVTAAEQSGLSPELLAAANSSGGVLGKMISPQNLTIACAAVGLAGKEGDLLRKVLPWSLGLLLVMCLIVVGQSTAVLGWMLP; encoded by the coding sequence GTGTTCGTGCAGCAACTGGAGCCCGTGGCCGACTCGCTCGGCCTGTCCGCACTCGTCGCGACCCTTCCCCTGCTCACCGTCCTCGTCCTCCTCGGCGCCGTCCGCATGAAGGCGCACCGGGCCGGGCTCATCGGCCTCTGCGCGGCCGTGGCCGTCGCCTGGCTCGTGTTCGGCATGCCCCTCGGCCAGACCGCGTCCAGCGCCGCCCAGGGGGCCGTCTTCGGGCTCTTCCCCATCCTGTGGATCGTCGTCAACGCCCTGTGGGTGTACCGGATGACCGTCCGCACCCGGCACTTCGACATCCTCAGACGCTCCTTCGGGCGACTCTCCGACGACCCGCGCATCCAGGCGCTCGTCGTCGCCTTCTGCTTCGGCGCGCTGCTCGAAGCGCTCGCGGGCTTCGGTGCGCCCGTCGCGATCAGCGCGGTCATGCTGGTGGCGCTCGGCTTCGACCCGGTGCGCGCCGCGGTCGTCGCCCTCGTCGCCAACACCGCGCCCGTCGCCTTCGGCGCCATGGGCACCCCCGTAGTGACGCTCGCGCAAGTCACCGGCATCCCCCTGGACACCGTCGCCACCGTGGTCGGGCGCCAGACGCCGCTGCTCGCGCTCGTCGTGCCGCTGCTCCTGGTCGCCCTCGTCGACGGGCGGCGCGGCCTGCGCGAGACCTGGGAGCCCGCCCTCGTCTGCGGCTTCGCCTTCGCCGCCGCGCAGTTCGCCGCCTCCAACTACGTCTCCGCGCAACTGGCCGACATCGGCGCCGCCTTGGCGGGCGCGGGCGCCCTCGTGGCCGTGCCGCACGCGCGCAGGCCCGCCGCCGAGCCCGTGCGCGCCGCGGTCCTCACCGGCGCGCGCAGCGAGGACCTCGACCGCGACGACCCGCGCGCGGACGTGCTGCGCGCCTACGCCCCGTACGCCCTGATCGTCGCGATCTTCTCCGTCGCGCAGATCCCGCCCGTCAAGGACCTCCTCACCGAGGCCACCCGCACCTTCGACTGGCCCTTCCTGGACGTCGCCGACCCCGCGGGCGACCCGGTCGGGGGCAACGTCTTCTCGCTGCCCCTGGTGGCCACCGGCGGCACGCTCGTGCTGCTCGCCGGGTTCGGGACGGCCGCCGTACTCGGCGTCCACGCGCGCGTGGCGGCACGGGAGTGGGCGGCGACCGTCCACGAACTGCGGTTCGCGATCCTGACGGTGACGAGCGTCCTCGCGCTCGCGTACGTCATGAACCTCTCCGGACAGGCCGCCACCATCGGGCACTTCGTGGCCGACGCGGGCGCGGGCCTCGCCTTCCTCTCGCCGGTGCTCGGCTGGTTCGGCGTCGCGGTGACCGGCTCGGACACCTCGGCGAACGCGCTGTTCGGCGCCCTCCAGGTCACCGCGGCCGAACAGTCGGGCCTCTCGCCCGAACTCCTCGCCGCCGCCAACAGCTCGGGCGGAGTGCTCGGCAAGATGATCTCCCCGCAGAACCTGACCATCGCGTGCGCGGCCGTCGGACTCGCGGGCAAGGAGGGCGATCTGCTGCGCAAGGTGCTGCCCTGGAGCCTCGGCCTGCTGCTCGTGATGTGCCTGATCGTGGTGGGCCAGAGCACGGCGGTGCTCGGCTGGATGCTTCCCTGA
- a CDS encoding DUF3499 domain-containing protein, producing MESRRGPLKSAVPSNVVSPVRRCSRTACGRPAVATLTYVYADSTAVLGPLATYAEPHCYDLCAEHSERLTAPRGWEVVRLADASGPARPSGDDLEALANAVREAARPQERAAGAGGGSRGADPMEVARRGHLRVLRSPDN from the coding sequence GTGGAGAGTCGTCGCGGCCCGCTCAAGAGTGCGGTACCGTCCAACGTCGTGAGCCCTGTACGTCGCTGTTCGCGCACCGCTTGCGGCCGACCCGCCGTCGCGACGCTGACGTACGTCTACGCCGACTCGACCGCGGTCCTCGGCCCCCTCGCCACCTACGCCGAACCCCACTGCTACGACCTGTGCGCCGAGCACTCCGAGCGCCTGACCGCGCCGCGCGGCTGGGAGGTCGTCCGGCTCGCCGACGCCTCGGGCCCCGCCCGGCCCAGCGGCGACGATCTCGAAGCCCTCGCCAACGCCGTGCGGGAGGCCGCACGGCCCCAGGAGCGCGCCGCCGGGGCGGGCGGCGGGTCACGCGGAGCGGACCCCATGGAGGTCGCGCGCCGCGGCCATCTGCGGGTGCTGCGCTCGCCGGACAACTGA
- a CDS encoding metallopeptidase family protein, producing the protein MDDPVQPGSAEPRPRRRDRHGRGMRGPVAPPQVPLSTSRAEAFTDLVQDSVERLERRWPQLTEIDFLVLEVPPVSGGAPDEEWTAETVPLGGTVSASEGRPARVVIYRRPVEIRTKGRDERAALVHEVVVEQVAELLGLSPESVDPRYGED; encoded by the coding sequence ATGGACGACCCCGTACAGCCCGGCTCCGCCGAGCCGAGGCCCCGCCGACGCGACCGCCACGGCAGGGGCATGCGCGGCCCCGTGGCGCCGCCGCAGGTCCCCCTGTCCACGAGCCGTGCCGAGGCCTTCACCGACCTCGTGCAGGACTCGGTGGAGCGCCTGGAGCGGCGCTGGCCGCAGCTCACCGAGATCGACTTCCTGGTGCTCGAGGTGCCCCCCGTCAGCGGCGGCGCCCCGGACGAGGAGTGGACCGCGGAGACCGTGCCGCTCGGGGGGACCGTGTCCGCCTCCGAGGGGCGGCCCGCGCGGGTCGTCATCTACCGGCGGCCCGTGGAGATCCGGACCAAGGGGCGGGACGAGCGGGCCGCACTCGTCCACGAGGTGGTCGTCGAGCAGGTCGCCGAGCTCCTCGGGCTCTCCCCGGAGTCGGTGGACCCGCGCTACGGCGAGGACTGA
- a CDS encoding DUF5719 family protein — protein sequence MNRTTLSLIAAAAALAAVTGFAAVNAPAGDDAAAAAKRLPVERTSLLCPEPSTSDLAETTYTAFTPASRASGRVGGAALFPVVKQLTDAPQGGKGKGAKPFLTQKEPGKPVSGEESGAEAPTLIGSADGRLAPGWTAQQTTSVSAGAGRGLHGTNCTAPDTDFWFPGAGTAKGRNDYVHLMNPDDAAAVVDIELYGPGGALKAEVGESIQIQPRSSVPVLLSTLTPKPQTNLTMHVTARSGRVAAAVQSSDEALGGDWLPAAADPAPRLVLPGIPKDATSVRLVAFAPGADDADLKVQLASPTGSITPAGHENLHVKSGMTAAVDLGDVTKGEAGSLVLTPTEDSVPVVAALRVTRGKGAKQETAFIPATAPVGDRATVADNRAKGTTLSLTAPDKTTRVKVTASPGTEAGEATSKTYTVKAGTTLAVAPPVPSGLRGSYALTLEPQSDAPVYASRMLEVPENGIPMFTIQSLPDDRGTVEVPRAKQDLEVLQK from the coding sequence GTGAACCGCACCACCCTGTCCCTGATCGCCGCGGCGGCGGCCCTGGCCGCCGTGACCGGTTTCGCCGCCGTCAACGCCCCCGCGGGCGACGACGCCGCCGCCGCGGCGAAGCGGCTGCCCGTGGAGCGCACGAGCCTGCTGTGCCCGGAGCCCAGCACGTCCGACCTCGCGGAGACGACGTACACGGCGTTCACGCCCGCGTCGCGGGCCTCGGGGCGCGTGGGCGGGGCCGCGCTGTTCCCCGTCGTCAAGCAGCTCACGGACGCGCCGCAGGGCGGCAAGGGCAAGGGTGCCAAGCCGTTCCTGACCCAGAAGGAGCCCGGGAAGCCGGTCTCCGGCGAGGAGTCGGGCGCGGAGGCCCCCACGCTCATCGGCAGCGCCGACGGCCGCCTCGCGCCCGGCTGGACCGCCCAGCAGACGACGTCGGTCAGCGCGGGCGCGGGACGCGGTCTGCACGGCACCAACTGCACCGCCCCGGACACCGACTTCTGGTTCCCGGGCGCCGGCACCGCCAAGGGCCGCAACGACTACGTCCACCTGATGAACCCCGACGACGCGGCGGCGGTCGTGGACATCGAGCTGTACGGCCCCGGAGGCGCCCTGAAGGCCGAGGTCGGCGAGTCCATCCAGATCCAGCCGCGCTCCAGCGTCCCCGTGCTCCTGTCCACGCTCACGCCCAAGCCGCAGACCAACCTCACGATGCACGTCACCGCGCGCAGCGGCCGCGTCGCCGCCGCCGTGCAGTCGTCGGACGAGGCGCTGGGCGGCGACTGGCTGCCCGCCGCCGCCGACCCGGCGCCCCGTCTGGTGCTGCCGGGCATCCCGAAGGACGCGACCTCGGTTCGCCTCGTCGCCTTCGCGCCCGGCGCCGACGACGCCGACCTGAAGGTCCAACTCGCCTCGCCCACCGGCTCGATCACCCCGGCCGGGCACGAGAACCTGCACGTGAAGTCGGGCATGACGGCGGCGGTGGACCTGGGTGACGTGACGAAGGGGGAGGCGGGTTCGCTGGTCCTCACTCCTACGGAGGACTCCGTTCCGGTCGTGGCGGCGCTCCGCGTCACGCGCGGCAAGGGCGCCAAGCAGGAGACGGCGTTCATCCCGGCGACCGCCCCCGTGGGCGACCGCGCCACCGTCGCCGACAACCGCGCCAAGGGCACCACGCTCTCCCTGACGGCCCCCGACAAGACCACCCGCGTCAAGGTGACCGCGTCCCCGGGCACGGAGGCGGGCGAGGCCACCAGCAAGACGTACACGGTCAAGGCGGGCACCACGCTCGCCGTCGCCCCGCCGGTGCCCTCCGGCCTGCGGGGCTCCTACGCCCTCACCCTGGAGCCCCAGTCGGACGCCCCTGTCTACGCCTCCCGCATGCTGGAGGTCCCCGAGAACGGCATCCCCATGTTCACGATCCAGTCCCTGCCGGACGACAGGGGCACGGTGGAGGTGCCGAGGGCGAAGCAGGACCTGGAGGTACTGCAGAAGTAG